In the Hordeum vulgare subsp. vulgare chromosome 7H, MorexV3_pseudomolecules_assembly, whole genome shotgun sequence genome, one interval contains:
- the LOC123409532 gene encoding protein DJ-1 homolog C — protein sequence MLLASKPLLAPTSLIAMAIRLPPHVPAHYTPPHPRTPPFRSVVRAAPSPSTTATAVSLPPSPKKVLVPIAMGTEEMEAVILAGVLRRAGADVTLASVEDGLEVKASYGTRIIADKSIAACADQVFDLVALPGGMPGSVRLRDNEILQRIMVRQAEEKRLHGAICAAPAVVLMPWGLHKGRKITCHPSFIGDLSTFRAVESNVQVSGELTTSRGPGTAFQFALSFVEQLFGPHAVEDVDSTLIDAGLERSTEVNRVEWPFDHKPQVLIPIANGSEEMEIIMLVDILRRANLNVVLASVDESTNIVGSQRLNIVADKCILGASDSKYDIIIIPGGPAGAERLHRSTTLQRLLKEQKQESRMYGGIGYSPLILQKQGLLQDKTATAHPSIVNQLTCQVIDRSKVVIDGNLITGKGLGTTMDFSLAIVRKFFGHGRAKGVANGMVFDYTKSSHC from the exons ATGCTCTTAGCGTCTAAACCACTTCTCGCCCCGACCTCCCTTATTGCCATGGCGATTCGGCTACCGCCACATGTACCAGCCCACTACACCCCACCTCACCCGCGAACACCACCATTCCGCTCCGTCGTGCGAGcggctccttctccttccacCACCGCAACGGCCGTCTCATTGCCGCCATCTCCCAAGAAG GTTCTTGTTCCCATTGCCATGGGCACAGAGGAAATGGAGGCAGTCATCCTAGCCGGCGTCCTCAGGCGAGCCGGTGCTGACGTAACACTGGCCTCTGTGGAGGACGGCCTCGAGGTCAAGGCTTCCTATGGGACGCGCATAATCGCAGACAAGTCCATTGCAGCATGCGCCGACCAGGTGTTCGACCTCGTGGCTCTCCCG GGGGGAATGCCTGGTTCAGTGAGGTTGAGAGACAACGAGATCCTTCAGAGAATTATGGTTAGACAAGCTGAAGAGAAAAGATTGCATGGTGCTATATGTGCTGCACCAGCTGTTGTTCTCATGCCCTGGGGTCTTCACAAGGGAAGAAAG ATCACCTGTCACCCGTCCTTCATAGGAGATCTTTCAACATTCCGAGCTGTTGAGTCAAATGTTCAGGTTTCAGGAGAGCTCACTACTAGTCGTGGTCCTGGGACAGCATTTCAGTTTGCTTTATCATTTGTCGAGCAATTGTTTGGGCCTCATGCTGTTGAAGATGTGGACAGTACTTTG ATTGATGCTGGTCTTGAAAGAAGTACAGAAGTCAACAGAGTTGAGTGGCCTTTTGATCACAAACCTCAG GTTCTCATTCCAATTGCAAATGGGTCTGAGGAGATGGAGATCATAATGCTGGTGGATATTTTAAGACGGGCAAACCTGAATGTGGTGTTGGCATCAGTTGACGAGTCCACAAATATTGTTGGGTCTCAAAGATTGAACATTGTTGCTGATAAATGCATATTGGGTGCTTCTGATTCCAAATATGATATAATCATTATTCCT GGGGGACCTGCCGGAGCTGAGCGTCTTCACAGGTCTACAACTCTTCAGAGGCTACTCAAGGAACAGAAGCAAGAAAGCAGGATGTATGGTGGGATCGGTTATTCTCCACTGATATTGCAGAAGCAAGGTTTACTCCAG GATAAAACGGCGACAGCTCATCCTTCCATAGTCAATCAGCTCACTTGCCAGGTCATTGACCGATCAAAGGTTGTGATTGATGGAAATTTGATTACTGGGAAGGGACTCGGAACAACCATGGATTTTTCCCTGGCCATTGTAAGAAAATTCTTTGGCCATGGGCGAGCAAAAGGTGTTGCAAATGGAATGGTTTTTGACTACACCAAGAGCAGTCACTGTTAG
- the LOC123409533 gene encoding uncharacterized protein LOC123409533 isoform X2, producing the protein MKIRRHTLHPYANALGVCAPCLRDRLLVLAADCSSSSSRGSSPTRVAAAPAQQHRRSDACAYTSSRHSNSHRPELLFFSTPQVGPVTRAADDAPRESERKKSFHRRRSFLAALFGGGRRGGRDEESEGKKDPPRRSTSWLSAIVRRKRRPDAPSSSLPRPADEEPESPGGSTSSSWWFPSPSPARHHQRRSKPGGSGASGDGISGFAVCLSPLVGPSWGGPRRPYQQPDPSTLGESHRRHLSASSAASFGRNTSRKLADMGRFR; encoded by the exons ATGAAAATACGTCGTCATACA CTCCACCCGTACGCGAACGCGCTCGGCGTGTGCGCGCCCTGCCTCCGAGACCGCCTCCTCGTGCTCGCCGCCgactgcagcagcagcagcagccggggCAGCTCTCCCACGCGCGTCGCCGCCGCCCCGGCGCAGCAGCACCGGCGCTCCGACGCCTGCGCGTACACGTCGTCCCGCCACAGCAACAGCCACCGCCCCGAGCTCCTCTTCTTCAGCACGCCGCAGGTCGGCCCCGTCACCCGCGCCGCGGACGACGCGCCCCGGGAGAGCGAGCGCAAGAAGTCCTTCCACCGGAGGCGGTCCTTCCTGGCGGCGCTCTTCGGGGGCGGGCGTCGCGGCGGGCGGGACGAGGAGAGCGAGGGCAAGAAGGACCCGCCCCGGCGGTCCACGTCGTGGCTGTCGGCCATAGTCCGGCGCAAGCGGAGGCCGGACGCGCCGTCATCGTCGCTGCCGCGGCCGGCGGACGAAGAGCCCGAGTCCCCAGGAGGCAGCACGAGCAGCAGCTGGTGGTTCCCGTCGCCCTCCCCGGCCAGGCACCACCAGCGGCGCAGCAAGCCCGGCGGATCAGGCGCCAGCGGCGACGGGATCTCGGGGTTCGCGGTGTGCCTGAGCCCGCTGGTCGGCCCCAGCTGGGGCGGTCCTCGGCGGCCGTACCAGCAGCCggacccgtcgaccctgggcgagAGCCACCGGCGGCACCTGTCGGCCAGCAGCGCGGCGTCCTTCGGGCGCAACACCTCAAGGAAACTGGCCGACATGGGCAGGTTCCGGTGA
- the LOC123409533 gene encoding uncharacterized protein LOC123409533 isoform X1: protein MQLITNRWKLHPYANALGVCAPCLRDRLLVLAADCSSSSSRGSSPTRVAAAPAQQHRRSDACAYTSSRHSNSHRPELLFFSTPQVGPVTRAADDAPRESERKKSFHRRRSFLAALFGGGRRGGRDEESEGKKDPPRRSTSWLSAIVRRKRRPDAPSSSLPRPADEEPESPGGSTSSSWWFPSPSPARHHQRRSKPGGSGASGDGISGFAVCLSPLVGPSWGGPRRPYQQPDPSTLGESHRRHLSASSAASFGRNTSRKLADMGRFR, encoded by the coding sequence ATGCAGCTAATAACAAACCGATGGAAGCTCCACCCGTACGCGAACGCGCTCGGCGTGTGCGCGCCCTGCCTCCGAGACCGCCTCCTCGTGCTCGCCGCCgactgcagcagcagcagcagccggggCAGCTCTCCCACGCGCGTCGCCGCCGCCCCGGCGCAGCAGCACCGGCGCTCCGACGCCTGCGCGTACACGTCGTCCCGCCACAGCAACAGCCACCGCCCCGAGCTCCTCTTCTTCAGCACGCCGCAGGTCGGCCCCGTCACCCGCGCCGCGGACGACGCGCCCCGGGAGAGCGAGCGCAAGAAGTCCTTCCACCGGAGGCGGTCCTTCCTGGCGGCGCTCTTCGGGGGCGGGCGTCGCGGCGGGCGGGACGAGGAGAGCGAGGGCAAGAAGGACCCGCCCCGGCGGTCCACGTCGTGGCTGTCGGCCATAGTCCGGCGCAAGCGGAGGCCGGACGCGCCGTCATCGTCGCTGCCGCGGCCGGCGGACGAAGAGCCCGAGTCCCCAGGAGGCAGCACGAGCAGCAGCTGGTGGTTCCCGTCGCCCTCCCCGGCCAGGCACCACCAGCGGCGCAGCAAGCCCGGCGGATCAGGCGCCAGCGGCGACGGGATCTCGGGGTTCGCGGTGTGCCTGAGCCCGCTGGTCGGCCCCAGCTGGGGCGGTCCTCGGCGGCCGTACCAGCAGCCggacccgtcgaccctgggcgagAGCCACCGGCGGCACCTGTCGGCCAGCAGCGCGGCGTCCTTCGGGCGCAACACCTCAAGGAAACTGGCCGACATGGGCAGGTTCCGGTGA